CGCCGGAAGCGGCTGAGTGCCATGCTGCTGGCGTACCTGTGGCCGCATGCCGAATACAAAGCGCACGATCGCGATCCGGCGTATGAACAGCTCGTACAGCACTAGCGTCACCACCAGTGATGGCACGCTGATCGCCAGGTATTTCATCGCAATCCCCACCGGCCACCGCACGACAAAAAAGGCAATCGCGACGACCACCGGCTCGTGCAGGATGTAGAATGGCAGCACCGCCTCGTTCCCATATGCAACCAGCCACGTACGCAGATCGCGCAACCAAGGCGCACGGTCTCGGCCAGCCTGCTGCGGCTGCCCAGCCCGATCAGCCATGGCGCTGCGGCCGACGAGCCGCCCGGCCAGGCCCATGATCGCGATCAGCCACATCCAGCCGTCCAAACCCTTCACAATCCGGAAGATGATACTGATTGGATCGAAGCCGCGGCCTGGGTCGATGCCAACGCGCATCTGATTCATAAACAACGCGATTACGCCTCCGAAGAGCAGCAGCGCCAGCGCCAGCGCGTACGGCGCGTGTGTACGTACCGCTCGGTTAAAGCGCGGGTCGGCGGCCAGTAAAAAGCCCATGATCAACACTATGAAATACACGGATCGATTCCACCCGCCGGTCATCTCGGTCTGCCACACGGCCTCGCCCAGCGCAACCAGCAGCGCGGGTAGGAAGACGCCACCCGGCCGCTCGGCCAGCCGTGCCAACCGCTCGATCCAAGGCTGCCCGGCAGCGCCGCGCAGCCACAGCAGCAGCGGCAGCGCCAGGAGCGAATAAACGAAGAGCACCCACAGGAACCACAGGTGCCCATCCTCAAACATGCCTGTGCTCTGCCACAGCCAGGGGAAATCGAACGCAGGGCGGATGGTGAAGAAGGCCGGCAGGAACTGCCAGTAACTGCCGGAGATCTGCCCGTTACTGCGCCCCCCCAGGTAGGCCATACACGGCACAAGCGTCAGGATTCCAAAGATCCATGGCACGACCAGGCGCTGCAGCCGCTCCGCGATAAACGCCATCGGTCGCCGGCGGCCGAGCGCGTGCCAGATACTCATGCCCGAAATCAACATCAACAACGGCATCCCCCACATAGCGACAAACGCGCTAATGAAGGTCAGCACAGCGCTGCGATCGGCGTTCTTGATGTAGAACGAGTCGTCCATCAGGTCGAAGGTAGTTGCCGTATGAAAGAAGACTAGGCCCACAACAACCAGCGTCCGCAGGATGTCCAGATCGCCCCGCCGGCCAGGTACGGATGTTGTACGCATAGCTCACCTCGCTGCTGCGGCAGTCATTCTGCTGCTCAGAATGAGCTCGGCAGCCTGTAGTGCCACCCGGTTCCGCATCGTGCCCATTGTGAGGTGCTGCGGCACGTTGCGTTGCATCATTCCATTCATGCTAGGACGTACGCAGTTGGCGTGCTCAGCCTTTGGTAGAGCGGATGGGGGAGGAGTGCAACACAATGCGGCGGGGAGGCGCACCTGCCCTTAGCGCCAGTATACCCCGGCTGCTTCACGGTCAGAAAGACAGTTCGGCATCGCCAGGTAAAGAGATCGTCACCTGCCGCGCACAGCGGAATACGCGCAGCACCCGCCTGGACTGCCTCACTCGATGCCATGCGCCAGGCCAAGCCGCACGCCTGGCGCATGGGCCTGGTAGCCCGCCAGTTCGGCCTGGTGCTTGGGCTGGTTGTGCGCTACGGGCTGCGCCTATCGCCCAGCAGGGATGATGTTCGCATTGTTTTATCGGCTGGCCATATATGATAGATAGCCATCAAATCGACGCAATCTCGGCAGTGTTTTACTTCCAGCATCCTACTATTCTATAAGAAGGAGGCGAGCGCTCGGCGGAGCAGCCGAGCGGCACAGCGCCAGACGAGTCGCGCTGTTCCACGCGCATCCAGAGCCGGCATCGCAGCAACAAGGCAGCCCGAATAGGGCCGCACAACGCACAGGAGGAATGGATGGGGCGCGCGATTGTGGTTGGGCTTTTGTCGGTTTTAGCGGGCTTTGGCGCCTGGTATATGTTTCAGACCGCCGATCGGGTTGCAAGCATACCCATCCGCAACGCCAGTGCGCTGGTCGATGCGCGGCCGGGCGCGCGAGTCACGGCCTATGGCCGGGTGTACGTCGATGGTCGCCCAGGCATGGCGCTCTACACCACCTCGGTCGAAACCTGCGAGAATCGCACGCACTTCCGGAGCGACGGCCGGACAACCCGTGATCGCGAGTGCTCGTGGCACGAGACCAACCGCCAGACGCCGTCGTTCGGCCTGGTGCTGAATGATGGCAACCAGCCGACCGTGCGCGTTGTGAATAGCAACTACCAGCTCGAAGGCCACATGCGCACGATTGATCTTGGCGGATCGACACAGCAGCAGGGCTTTAGCGATGGCGATAGTGTCCTGGTGATCGGCACCGCCGACGCCAAGGGCGTACGCGCCGATACTGTCTACGGCGGCACGCTCGATCAGTACATCGGCAATACGCGCCTGATGGCATGGGGGCTGGTGGTGCTCACCGTCGTGCTGCTGGCAGCCTCGATCGTGCTGGTGCTAATCTAGCACCGCGTTCCAGACGCTCGTTGCAGGTTGGCAGGTTGACGGGTTGCGGGGTTGCAGGTTGGCGGGTTGCAGGTTGCAGGTTGCCTTGGGTTGCAGGTTGTACTAGCACTGCTGCCACTGCCGACTGACACCAAATTCGGTTAATCGCTTGGTTTATGGTGGGGGTTGGGGGGCGGCAACGCCGCCCCCGAAATGCTCTTTTGTTGTGCTTGATGCCTGGCTTTGCGGGGCATCGCACAACAAAACGAACGTAATCAAACGGAGTTGGTATGAATTGCGGGGGAAATACGAAACCAGGCGGGCTGCCCGACCCGCCTGGCATCGTGAAGGAGGGAGAAAGGTCGCCCTGCCAAACTTCTCGCACCGCAGCTCGCAAGTTGTTTGACATCGCCCCTGTAGTATCGGTTAGCAAGCTAAGGGCTATGTGAGCCGCAGATAAAGCCTGGATGAGAGGCTACAGCTCGGCGTAGCCGGCCAGCTCGATCACCGAAGGCTGGGTTTGCTCGCGGAAGCGCGTGACGCTGATGCGCCTGAGCAACAGCAGCGACACCCCCAGCGCCAGCGCCTCGATCAGAAACACCACCGCGTACGCAGCCACTGCATTGCCGGTCAGCGCCTTGATGCTGTCGCGCACCACGCCGCTCAGCAGCGTGCCCAGCAGGCGCGCCAGCGCGTCGGCCATGCCCCACGCGCCAATGAACGCGCCCACCTGCCCGGCTATGGTCATGTCGAGCATCAGCGAGATGTTCGTGGCCGTCGAGAGGCCGCTGCCGAAGCCGAAGATCACCAGCGCGACCATCAGCAGCGCTTTGATATGCAGGATTCCGCTGAGCGCAATCAGGATCAGCCCGGCAGCGGCCACGCCCGCGCCGATCGCGGCGGCGCGCGCCTTGCCAACCCGGCGGGTGAGCGCGCCGGCCAGCAACAGCGCGGCCAGCAGCGCGATACCCCAGATGCCCGTGTACTCGGTGGTGCGGTTGACCGGCACGCCGAACACGTCGGCGGCGTACGGCTCGAGCAGCAGGTCTTGCCCGAGCAGCGCGATCAGCAGCACCACCAGGTAGATGAAGAACAGCCGGGCCTGCGCATTCGCGCCGATCATGCGCAGCATCTGCGCAAACGATTGGCGTGGGCCGGTGCCGGCCGCCGCACCGCGCCGCTCGAGCCCGAGCAGGCCGGCCAGCCCCAGCCCAAGCGCGATCGCGCTGATCGCGTAGAACACGCGGTATAGCGCGGCTACGCCGGCCGGGCCGAGCGGGTCGTCGCCATAGGGCCGTAGGAAGCGCGCAGCCACTATCGCAGTCACGATCACACTGGTGATCAGCATGAACCACATCACGCCCACCGTACGCGCGCGGTGCTCTTCGCCGGCCAGGTCGGTTGCAAGCGACAGGTACGCGACAGTGGCGAAGTTGAAGCCCATGCCCCATGCACCGAACGCCAGCAGCCCGAGCGGCAGGCCGAGCGCCAGGTTGTCGTGCATTAAGAATGCGGCGCTCGGCGCCAGCGCGGCCCCACCGGCACATAGCAGCAGCCCGAGCAGAATATATGGCGTGCGCCGGTAGCCCAGCAGTGGGTGCCGATCGGAGTATGCGCCGATCCACACCTGGATGGGCGCAAACAGGTAGGGCAGCGACACCAGCACGGCCACCAGTGTCGCGGCCAACCCCAGCTCGCTGATCATGATTCGGTTTAGCGTGCTGTTGATCGGCACCAGCGTGATCGCCACGGCCATGTGGATCATGCCCAGGCGAAAGATCTTCGAGAATGGCATGGCAGCTCACAAGCAGCAGGAGTGTGTAGTGCGTAGAGACGGCAGGCGCGCTACGCACTACGCACGATGTTATAGCACTTTGGTCACGTCGAGCCAGCCGGGCCGGGCGGTGTTGGCCGCCTCGATCGCCGCCTGGGCACCCAGCACCACCACCAGCCCGCGGTCGGCCACCAGGTCGAGCGCGTCGGCGAAGGTCTGGAAGTCGGTGGCTGTGGTCGATAGGATCTGCTCGCGGATGCGCTGGCGAATCTCGTCGGTGTCGCCCACCAGGTAGCGCACCATCGCAGTGTAGCCCTTCGCATCGGGCAGCTGGTAGGTGTCGACATCGCCGATCGTGCCGATGATGCTGCGGGTCAGCTCAGATTCGCTTAGCTGCGCTTCGCGTAGGAACGCGCTGGTCTGGTCGTAGACATCGAGCGTGCCGGCCAGGTTGGGGTCGCGGTACGATAGGAAGGTCAGCCCGCCCGAGCGCTGGTCGAACACGCAGAATCCACCATACGCGCCGCCTTGCACGCGCACCTTCTCCCACAGCCAGGTGGTGCGCAGGTATTTGGTGATCACCGCCGCCGCGCCGTTTGGCTTGTAGCCCAGCTTGTACAGGTCGGCGCCTTTACCGATGTAGTTCACCTGGCTCGGGATGCTCAGGCCTTCGAACCGCGCGCCTTGTTGCGGCGACCAGCGCTCGGCCACGGCCGGCGCGCTCGGCAGCGCGCCCAGGAAGCCGGCCAGCTGTGGCTCGAAGCGCGCCCAGCCGGCGGCATCGGCCGTGATATT
The sequence above is drawn from the Candidatus Kouleothrix ribensis genome and encodes:
- a CDS encoding acyltransferase produces the protein MRTTSVPGRRGDLDILRTLVVVGLVFFHTATTFDLMDDSFYIKNADRSAVLTFISAFVAMWGMPLLMLISGMSIWHALGRRRPMAFIAERLQRLVVPWIFGILTLVPCMAYLGGRSNGQISGSYWQFLPAFFTIRPAFDFPWLWQSTGMFEDGHLWFLWVLFVYSLLALPLLLWLRGAAGQPWIERLARLAERPGGVFLPALLVALGEAVWQTEMTGGWNRSVYFIVLIMGFLLAADPRFNRAVRTHAPYALALALLLFGGVIALFMNQMRVGIDPGRGFDPISIIFRIVKGLDGWMWLIAIMGLAGRLVGRSAMADRAGQPQQAGRDRAPWLRDLRTWLVAYGNEAVLPFYILHEPVVVAIAFFVVRWPVGIAMKYLAISVPSLVVTLVLYELFIRRIAIVRFVFGMRPQVRQQHGTQPLPA
- a CDS encoding BCD family MFS transporter, with translation MPFSKIFRLGMIHMAVAITLVPINSTLNRIMISELGLAATLVAVLVSLPYLFAPIQVWIGAYSDRHPLLGYRRTPYILLGLLLCAGGAALAPSAAFLMHDNLALGLPLGLLAFGAWGMGFNFATVAYLSLATDLAGEEHRARTVGVMWFMLITSVIVTAIVAARFLRPYGDDPLGPAGVAALYRVFYAISAIALGLGLAGLLGLERRGAAAGTGPRQSFAQMLRMIGANAQARLFFIYLVVLLIALLGQDLLLEPYAADVFGVPVNRTTEYTGIWGIALLAALLLAGALTRRVGKARAAAIGAGVAAAGLILIALSGILHIKALLMVALVIFGFGSGLSTATNISLMLDMTIAGQVGAFIGAWGMADALARLLGTLLSGVVRDSIKALTGNAVAAYAVVFLIEALALGVSLLLLRRISVTRFREQTQPSVIELAGYAEL